Genomic window (Pirellulales bacterium):
TGGCGGACGTAACGCCGGAGGAGGTAAGTTGGCTTTGGCCCGGCCGCATCGCACTTGGAAAAATAACGATGATTGCCGGCGATCCTGGCCTGGGCAAAAGTTTTCTGAGTTTGGACATCGCGGCGCGAGTATCGACCGGCGCAGCGTGGCCGGATAGCGACGAGTGCGCCCCGCATGGCGGGGTAGTGGTTTTGACTTGCGAAGACGGTTTAGCGGATACGATCCGGCCGCGATTGGATGCCGCCGGAGCGGACGTAAGGCGGATAGTTGCCCTACAGGGGGTGGCCGCGAGCGACGACGGCGGCGAATACCAACGCGGTGTTGACCTGTCGCGCGATTTATCGGTTGTGGAAGCCGCCATCGACGCCGTGAATGACTGCCGGTTGCTGGTTGTCGATCCATTCCCCGCCTTTCTGGGAAAGACTGACAGCCACAAAAATGCAGAGGTTCGAAGCGTGATTGCCCCTTTGGCTGAGCTTGCTGAACGCAAGCAGTTTGCCGTCCTTGGCATCACGCACCTAAGCAAAAGCGAGCGGCAGGCGATTTACCGCTGCATGGGCAGCTTGGCGTTCGCGGCTGCTGCCAGAGCAGTTTGGGCAGTTGCGAAGGACAATCGCGACGAAGAAAAGCGCCGACGGTTGTTTCTCCCCATCAAAAACAACCTGGGCAACGATCTGTCCGGCTTGTCGTTTTCTTTATCTACCAGATACGGCGAGAGCGGCACGCCCTGCGTCGCTTGGGATGCCGAACCCATCGACGACGTTTCTATTGACGAATCGCTAGGAGCGCCGGCCAAGCCGCGCGGGCGTCCGGCCGAAGGCCGCGATAGTGCGGTGGAGTTCCTGCGGGGAGCGTTGGCCAATGGCCCAAGGCCAGCCAACGATATCAAAGACGAGGCCACTAACGGTCACTTAATTTCAACCCGAAGTTTGGACCGTGCCAAGGCCGTTCTCAACGTGGACTGCTATCGAGAGAAAATTCCCGGACCCTGGGTTTGGCGACTTCCAACATTGCCAAAAACAACATTGCCAAAAGCACCACACGGGAATTATGGCGATGTTGGCAATGTTGCGAATTTCTCGGGAAAAACACCCGATTCAACAACGCCAAAACCCAAGGACGCCAAAATTCCGGTGCGGAGAGAAAACGGGTTGTTCAATCTGCCCGACGATGCCCCAGATTGCCCAGATTACCAAAGCAACGGCTACTACAACCAAGGATTTTGACCAATGAAAATCCGCCCACGGCAACGGAAACGGTACTTCATATCGGCCACCGCGACGCAAGCCAAGCTGGAACGCAAGCGTCACAGAAAAAACGTGACAAAATCGCGGTAAAGGTGTAGGATATTTATGTCCCTTAATTAGGAGATGTATATATGAACGATCTGTTTTCGTCCGTCGGCCGCGACCCGTGTCCCGGACTGTTTGACCGCAGCCCGTCGCGGGCTTCGGCCAACGTAGTAAAGATCCACGAGGCAGAAAATAAGTTGCACCGCATCAAACGCGATCTGCGGTCATTGCGTGGCACGCGAACCGAGAGGATTCGGGAAACGGTTCCCGTAGTCCGCGGAAACCTGACCGAGGACTTAAAGACTCTCGAAAACCTCTGGAAATAATCCCTACTACCCTAACAAACAAGGCAAAATCATGTCCGTTGCCGAAGTTTTGAAGGACGCCAAGCGCTTAGTCCTGGAACGAACCCA
Coding sequences:
- a CDS encoding AAA family ATPase, with product MSRDPFVGDRVFTRDEILKWASADQPTQSEAVRSAAAADDDASVAAHRPIIQSLADVTPEEVSWLWPGRIALGKITMIAGDPGLGKSFLSLDIAARVSTGAAWPDSDECAPHGGVVVLTCEDGLADTIRPRLDAAGADVRRIVALQGVAASDDGGEYQRGVDLSRDLSVVEAAIDAVNDCRLLVVDPFPAFLGKTDSHKNAEVRSVIAPLAELAERKQFAVLGITHLSKSERQAIYRCMGSLAFAAAARAVWAVAKDNRDEEKRRRLFLPIKNNLGNDLSGLSFSLSTRYGESGTPCVAWDAEPIDDVSIDESLGAPAKPRGRPAEGRDSAVEFLRGALANGPRPANDIKDEATNGHLISTRSLDRAKAVLNVDCYREKIPGPWVWRLPTLPKTTLPKAPHGNYGDVGNVANFSGKTPDSTTPKPKDAKIPVRRENGLFNLPDDAPDCPDYQSNGYYNQGF